From the genome of Pelobacter propionicus DSM 2379, one region includes:
- a CDS encoding carboxypeptidase regulatory-like domain-containing protein, which translates to MKTIRILFTLLIMTLIPAAAWAARGKPPQTAKQVSVSGTIISAETNRPVKGATITFMENRGMKVPLTSAATATSDSEGRFNVDLKPGYYTWLVRKDGYGLFEGGASVSSRQTETLSAYLHRQAELSGRLVDGGGRPMPGVRIVASRWVGSVSGSDGRFTITGLDSQGYEPRLQHPGWVLEKSAYIQLDPAEKKDLGDLVMRRAATLSVTVIPRNGAGRPLERINLSFSGDSLYRSATTAGRSVAVFNDLPPGDYSLFPSDERLNGTREVVRLQEGEQRTLTLRPEVKPPWLTIEEYGDVFLPDRALKLRTHGLWVEKAEAVISAIDSAPLLTGKVDLRQPDGIPTGYLHKLTSYPLTFPARRYGHSRSAHVPIPGLKPGAYLLELKGSGATARFGFLVTRLGLVAKTSPKGTQLYATDLVSGRALAGVTIGSTQSGTQATSDANGMATWDTTGSARTLTGRLGDSLAFLELGSGETQAATTRGYLYSDRPAYRPGQTVYYKGVLRQRGDGDAYTLPKLDRIHVTISDSGDKTVCEHDAPLSSGASFQGECALARGASLGGYTINASAGNESWQGWFRVLEYRKPEFELQLTPDRRFLVTGETAQVRLSGRYYFGAPLADARVNWRIYSRPAAELGRDSDGYDDEERSSGGYADFIGEGELRLDDKGEALIPVAAKSHDMPHSYTLEVDVTDASSRQVSSSSSLTVVPSLVALKVTTSSYLTKPGQAVEVSLSAADWEGNPRAVPLNLAFEQQIYDGKSRSHSWKRSGSVSLTTDVSGRAQTSYRFPHPGLWRVRGRAADQAGRTSTADALIWVWKEGDDWQGPQRDLEAEFDQKTYKPGDTARLIVRTPGSGGTLLLTLEGREIHNSRTIVLKNNLQVVEIPVSESYAPFMHVSAVTVRGGRFFSRTLPLRVDIQPGKLDIRVRADKPVYAPGDRVRLTISPTAEGKQVPAELSLAVVDEAIFAVAPERGDDIYRFFRGNREHLVTTLHSFPRVYLGGAAKDGAALTAQDDGLKGVKSRKTFKDTALWQPMLTTNADGSATAEFTLPDNLTTWRATAVGQTLSSDFGTGREKFIARLGLMARLSPPRFLTVGDELKIPGLLTSMADRQQTVRGRFEASGLTLLKGTDFSGELAPRGTLRRDMALKAERAGNATLKLMARGEQGADAMELTLPVLERGIPRTAATGIALRERQGDETLTLPDNALPGSGELKISFSPTIAASLDSAISRLVQFPYGCVEQTLSRFIPALHARALLSQQGWQPDPATQEKLASAIDQGMKRLEEMQHADGGWGWWERDSSSLTMTSHALYALGLAKRAGLPIPPGMVQRGTQALESLLRNAPAGDQARAFRAFAVNAIDKEELEQRIRLEWGELTTADQLAFCQGLAFAGRNDALPPLLDELKRNIRHEGTAAYIQDRDADSWWYGWRWGSSAVETTSGLLSLVVKQNPADPLAARLAEFLARRQSGGWWRTTTSSAAAVVALADYVAASGESTASYSATLAVNGKKLADYRVEKGRLVAGERQLCITAAALKSGNNTLKLTKDDGGAAYLAATLEYAVPPEAVQSSPGLKITRSMYRINSVKTQEGWRRELTPLAADQPVSPGDDIEVRLTVDNDRALEYVIIEDRLPAGFESREADRDPRFRDETAFFDWYAHRERRDERMAFFVTSLPAGRHEFRHVIYPELEGRITALPAVVWPMYQPELRGESRAWKVEVRGR; encoded by the coding sequence ATGAAAACGATCCGCATTCTGTTTACCCTGCTGATCATGACCCTGATACCGGCAGCAGCTTGGGCCGCCCGGGGCAAGCCCCCCCAAACCGCCAAACAGGTCAGCGTTAGCGGAACCATCATCTCCGCCGAGACCAACCGTCCGGTGAAGGGGGCAACGATCACCTTCATGGAAAACAGGGGGATGAAGGTTCCCTTGACCAGCGCAGCCACTGCCACGTCCGACAGCGAGGGGCGCTTCAACGTGGATCTCAAACCGGGCTACTATACCTGGCTGGTGAGGAAGGATGGCTACGGGCTCTTCGAGGGAGGGGCGTCGGTCAGCTCCAGGCAAACGGAGACGCTCAGCGCCTACCTGCACAGACAGGCCGAGCTGTCCGGACGGCTGGTGGACGGGGGCGGCAGGCCGATGCCGGGGGTCAGAATCGTGGCAAGCCGCTGGGTTGGGAGCGTCAGCGGCAGTGACGGCCGTTTCACCATAACCGGCCTGGACAGCCAGGGGTACGAGCCGCGACTCCAGCACCCCGGCTGGGTACTGGAAAAGAGCGCCTACATCCAGTTGGACCCGGCCGAGAAAAAGGATCTGGGCGATCTGGTCATGCGCCGCGCCGCCACGCTCAGCGTCACGGTCATTCCCCGGAACGGGGCTGGCCGCCCGCTGGAACGCATCAACCTGAGTTTCTCCGGAGATTCCCTCTACCGTTCGGCAACAACCGCCGGCCGCTCCGTTGCCGTGTTCAACGACCTCCCCCCCGGCGATTATTCCCTCTTCCCCTCGGATGAGCGGCTGAACGGCACCAGGGAGGTCGTCAGGCTCCAGGAGGGGGAGCAGCGCACCCTGACCCTGCGACCGGAGGTAAAGCCCCCCTGGCTGACCATCGAGGAGTACGGCGACGTCTTCCTGCCGGACAGGGCGCTCAAGCTGCGCACCCATGGCCTCTGGGTGGAGAAGGCCGAGGCGGTGATCTCCGCGATTGACAGCGCGCCCCTGCTGACGGGTAAGGTCGACCTGCGCCAGCCTGACGGCATCCCCACCGGATACCTGCACAAACTGACCAGCTATCCGCTGACTTTCCCGGCGCGGCGATACGGCCACTCCCGCAGCGCCCACGTCCCCATCCCGGGACTGAAGCCGGGCGCCTACCTGCTGGAGCTGAAGGGCAGCGGAGCAACGGCCCGCTTCGGCTTCCTGGTGACCCGCCTGGGGCTGGTGGCCAAGACGTCCCCAAAGGGCACACAACTGTACGCCACCGACCTGGTCAGCGGCAGGGCGCTCGCCGGGGTAACCATCGGCTCGACACAGTCCGGGACACAGGCAACCAGCGATGCCAACGGCATGGCCACCTGGGATACGACCGGCTCGGCGCGGACATTGACCGGACGCCTGGGCGACAGCCTGGCATTCCTGGAGCTGGGCTCCGGGGAAACCCAGGCTGCCACGACCAGGGGGTATCTCTACAGCGACCGTCCCGCCTACCGCCCCGGTCAGACAGTTTACTACAAGGGGGTCCTGCGTCAGCGCGGGGATGGGGACGCTTACACCCTGCCAAAGCTCGACCGCATACATGTGACCATCAGCGACAGCGGCGACAAGACGGTCTGCGAACATGACGCCCCCCTGTCGTCAGGCGCTTCGTTCCAGGGGGAATGCGCCCTGGCACGGGGAGCATCCCTGGGCGGCTATACCATCAACGCATCTGCCGGGAATGAGTCCTGGCAGGGGTGGTTCAGGGTGCTGGAGTACCGAAAACCGGAGTTCGAGCTGCAACTGACACCCGACCGCCGCTTCCTGGTGACGGGGGAGACGGCACAGGTCAGGTTGAGCGGCCGCTACTACTTCGGGGCCCCACTGGCCGACGCCAGGGTCAACTGGCGCATCTACAGCAGGCCTGCTGCGGAACTAGGCAGGGACAGCGACGGCTATGACGACGAAGAGCGCTCCTCCGGCGGATACGCAGACTTCATCGGTGAAGGGGAACTGCGCCTGGATGACAAGGGCGAGGCGCTGATACCGGTTGCGGCCAAGAGCCATGACATGCCTCACAGCTACACCCTGGAGGTGGATGTGACCGACGCCTCCTCGCGCCAGGTATCATCCTCTTCTTCCCTGACAGTTGTCCCCTCCCTGGTGGCGCTGAAGGTCACAACCAGCTCCTACCTGACCAAGCCGGGTCAGGCGGTGGAGGTAAGCCTCTCCGCGGCCGACTGGGAGGGGAATCCCCGGGCAGTGCCGCTGAACCTGGCATTCGAGCAGCAGATCTACGACGGGAAGAGCCGCTCCCACTCCTGGAAGCGGTCAGGCTCCGTCAGCCTGACGACGGACGTGAGCGGCAGGGCCCAGACCAGCTACCGTTTCCCCCACCCCGGATTGTGGCGGGTCAGGGGCCGGGCCGCCGACCAGGCCGGGCGCACCTCAACGGCCGACGCCCTGATCTGGGTCTGGAAGGAAGGGGATGACTGGCAGGGGCCCCAACGCGACCTGGAGGCGGAATTCGACCAAAAAACCTACAAACCGGGCGACACGGCCCGCCTGATCGTACGCACACCGGGCAGCGGCGGCACCCTGCTGCTGACCCTGGAGGGACGGGAGATCCACAACAGCCGCACCATCGTGCTGAAGAACAACCTGCAGGTGGTGGAGATCCCGGTGAGCGAGAGCTATGCGCCGTTCATGCATGTCTCGGCGGTGACGGTACGCGGCGGACGCTTCTTCAGCCGCACCCTCCCCCTGCGGGTGGATATCCAGCCGGGCAAGCTGGACATCAGGGTCAGGGCTGACAAGCCGGTCTACGCTCCCGGGGACCGGGTGCGCCTGACCATCTCCCCCACGGCGGAGGGAAAGCAGGTGCCTGCCGAGCTGTCCCTGGCAGTTGTGGATGAGGCTATCTTCGCCGTGGCGCCCGAACGGGGCGATGACATCTACCGTTTCTTCCGCGGCAACCGCGAGCACCTGGTGACCACCCTGCACTCTTTCCCCCGCGTCTACCTGGGAGGCGCAGCCAAGGATGGGGCCGCACTGACCGCCCAAGATGATGGCCTTAAGGGGGTGAAGAGCCGCAAGACCTTCAAGGATACCGCCCTGTGGCAACCGATGCTGACCACGAACGCTGACGGCAGCGCCACGGCCGAGTTCACCCTGCCGGACAACCTGACCACCTGGCGGGCAACAGCCGTTGGCCAAACCCTCAGCAGCGACTTCGGTACGGGGCGAGAGAAGTTCATCGCCCGCCTGGGACTGATGGCGCGGCTCTCCCCTCCCCGCTTCCTGACCGTGGGGGACGAACTGAAAATTCCGGGGCTGCTCACCAGCATGGCCGACAGGCAACAGACGGTCAGGGGGCGCTTCGAAGCCAGCGGCCTGACCTTGCTGAAGGGTACGGATTTCAGCGGAGAACTAGCTCCCCGCGGGACGCTGCGCCGCGACATGGCGCTCAAGGCCGAGCGGGCCGGCAATGCCACCCTGAAACTGATGGCCAGGGGAGAACAGGGAGCGGATGCCATGGAGCTGACCCTGCCGGTGCTGGAACGGGGCATACCCCGCACGGCCGCTACCGGCATCGCCCTCAGGGAGCGGCAGGGGGATGAGACGCTGACCCTGCCGGACAACGCCCTGCCCGGCTCAGGGGAGCTGAAGATCTCTTTCTCCCCCACCATCGCCGCCAGCCTGGACAGCGCCATCAGCCGACTGGTGCAGTTTCCCTACGGCTGCGTCGAGCAGACCCTGTCGCGATTCATCCCGGCCCTGCACGCCCGCGCCCTGCTCTCCCAACAGGGCTGGCAGCCGGACCCGGCAACACAGGAAAAGCTGGCATCGGCCATCGATCAGGGGATGAAGCGGCTGGAGGAGATGCAGCACGCGGATGGCGGCTGGGGCTGGTGGGAGCGGGACAGCAGCAGCCTGACCATGACCAGCCATGCCCTCTACGCCCTTGGTTTGGCAAAACGGGCCGGACTGCCCATCCCGCCAGGGATGGTACAGCGGGGAACCCAGGCCCTGGAGAGCCTGCTGCGCAACGCCCCGGCCGGAGACCAGGCCCGCGCCTTCCGGGCTTTTGCCGTCAACGCTATCGACAAGGAAGAGTTGGAGCAGCGGATCCGCCTGGAGTGGGGGGAACTGACCACGGCGGATCAGCTGGCCTTCTGCCAAGGGCTGGCTTTTGCCGGCCGGAACGATGCGCTCCCCCCCCTGCTGGATGAGCTGAAGCGAAATATCCGCCATGAGGGGACAGCGGCCTATATCCAGGACAGGGACGCGGATTCTTGGTGGTACGGCTGGCGCTGGGGCTCTTCGGCAGTGGAAACCACCTCCGGCCTGCTGTCACTGGTGGTGAAGCAGAACCCCGCCGACCCGCTGGCGGCCAGGCTGGCGGAATTTCTGGCCCGCCGCCAGAGTGGCGGCTGGTGGCGTACCACCACATCATCGGCGGCAGCAGTGGTAGCGCTGGCCGATTATGTGGCGGCCAGCGGCGAAAGCACTGCCAGCTACAGCGCGACCCTGGCCGTAAACGGCAAGAAACTGGCCGACTACCGCGTGGAGAAGGGCAGGCTGGTGGCGGGAGAACGGCAGCTTTGCATCACGGCAGCAGCCCTGAAGAGCGGGAACAACACCCTGAAACTGACAAAGGATGACGGCGGTGCCGCCTATCTGGCCGCGACCCTGGAGTACGCCGTTCCTCCCGAGGCCGTGCAGTCATCCCCCGGCCTGAAGATCACCCGCAGCATGTACCGCATCAACTCCGTCAAGACACAGGAGGGCTGGCGACGCGAGCTCACTCCCCTGGCCGCAGACCAGCCGGTCAGCCCGGGAGACGATATCGAGGTGCGCCTGACCGTGGACAACGACCGGGCGCTGGAGTACGTGATCATCGAGGACCGCCTGCCGGCCGGGTTCGAATCGCGCGAGGCGGATCGCGACCCGCGTTTCAGGGACGAAACGGCCTTCTTCGACTGGTACGCGCACCGCGAGCGCCGCGACGAGCGCATGGCCTTCTTCGTCACCAGTCTGCCGGCGGGACGGCATGAGTTCCGCCACGTGATCTATCCCGAACTGGAGGGAAGGATCACGGCGCTGCCGGCGGTGGTCTGGCCCATGTACCAGCCTGAACTGCGCGGGGAGAGCCGGGCGTGGAAGGTGGAGGTACGGGGACGTTAA
- a CDS encoding AMMECR1 domain-containing protein, which produces MSKAKRTITLLTIPFLMFAGISTVWATPPRFTATESSALVEYARACLLARLDGVSLPPPPPCATRQQQACFVTFFQGRRVVACFGGFIPRRASLAEEIADNVRLALKNDPRSRGLSRETAQATGVQITFPLDQPERVADYRAIDPLREGMFVEGNDAGMAFVPGEARTASWAFRQALARLGENDPSSVRVSRFRAMAISTRGIDR; this is translated from the coding sequence ATGAGCAAAGCCAAAAGAACGATTACGCTCTTGACCATACCCTTCCTGATGTTCGCCGGCATATCAACGGTATGGGCGACACCACCGCGCTTCACCGCGACAGAATCATCCGCCCTCGTGGAGTACGCCCGCGCCTGCCTGCTGGCCCGACTGGATGGCGTCTCCCTCCCCCCCCCTCCCCCATGCGCGACACGGCAACAGCAGGCCTGCTTCGTCACCTTTTTTCAGGGCAGGCGGGTTGTGGCCTGTTTCGGCGGTTTCATCCCGCGCCGGGCCAGCCTGGCCGAGGAGATCGCCGACAACGTCCGGTTGGCGCTCAAAAATGATCCCCGCAGCCGCGGTTTGAGTCGCGAAACAGCCCAGGCAACGGGAGTGCAGATCACCTTCCCCCTGGATCAACCGGAGCGGGTGGCGGACTACCGTGCCATCGATCCGCTGCGGGAGGGGATGTTTGTGGAAGGTAATGATGCTGGCATGGCCTTTGTCCCGGGCGAGGCACGCACCGCCAGCTGGGCCTTCCGCCAGGCCCTGGCCAGGCTGGGGGAGAACGACCCGTCCAGCGTGCGGGTGAGCCGCTTCAGGGCCATGGCCATCTCCACGAGAGGCATCGACAGGTGA
- a CDS encoding VanW family protein yields MGPHRHGIFLLLVCLIFASTAWGEPPFGQLWSGFSTSLSNRSPEQRKNAAIAGQALDGAIIPPGGTFSFNQRVGAREREKGFLPAPYLTSNGTLDDTPGGGICQLASTLYNAGLLAGLEVVERHPHSRAVAHVPPGRDATISSWRKDLRLRNPFPHPLKLRIDSGNDRLTVSFRSPVARLFQVEIQSSQISQEPETVAISAGKSGQPGSHGFSTRTWRITHTNGIDKRELISEDNYPAPSRVIAGGGN; encoded by the coding sequence ATGGGACCACACCGCCACGGCATATTCCTGCTGCTCGTCTGCCTGATCTTTGCTTCCACGGCATGGGGCGAGCCTCCCTTCGGCCAGCTCTGGAGCGGCTTCTCCACCTCGCTCTCCAACCGCTCGCCTGAACAGCGCAAGAATGCCGCCATCGCCGGCCAAGCACTGGACGGCGCCATCATCCCACCTGGCGGTACGTTCAGCTTCAACCAACGGGTGGGAGCCCGCGAGCGGGAGAAGGGCTTTCTGCCGGCGCCCTACCTGACCAGCAACGGCACCCTTGACGACACCCCCGGCGGCGGCATCTGCCAACTGGCATCCACACTCTACAACGCCGGGCTGCTGGCAGGGCTGGAGGTGGTGGAACGCCACCCCCACTCCCGCGCCGTGGCCCACGTTCCTCCCGGTCGCGACGCCACCATCTCCTCCTGGCGCAAGGACCTGAGGCTGCGCAACCCCTTCCCCCACCCGCTCAAACTGCGCATCGACTCCGGCAACGACCGCCTGACCGTCTCCTTCCGTTCTCCGGTGGCCCGGCTGTTTCAGGTGGAAATCCAGTCAAGCCAGATCAGCCAGGAACCGGAAACCGTGGCCATAAGCGCGGGGAAGTCTGGGCAACCCGGCAGTCACGGCTTCTCCACCCGCACCTGGCGGATAACCCACACGAATGGCATCGACAAAAGAGAACTCATCTCCGAGGATAACTACCCCGCACCCAGCAGGGTCATCGCCGGTGGCGGAAATTGA
- a CDS encoding DUF1653 domain-containing protein: protein MNNDAIDTTMLPLPGRYRHYKGNEYEVIGSARHSETEEWLVVYRKLYGDRSLWVRPRGMFLESILVDGHDKPRFEWLGEMGA, encoded by the coding sequence ATGAACAACGATGCGATCGACACGACAATGCTGCCACTCCCCGGTCGCTACCGCCACTACAAGGGTAACGAATACGAAGTGATTGGTAGTGCCCGCCACAGCGAGACGGAAGAATGGCTGGTCGTCTACCGCAAGCTGTACGGCGACCGCTCGCTCTGGGTGCGGCCACGGGGCATGTTCCTGGAGAGCATATTGGTGGATGGGCACGATAAGCCACGTTTTGAGTGGCTGGGAGAGATGGGAGCGTAG
- the hemW gene encoding radical SAM family heme chaperone HemW produces MFTRLYIHIPFCLHKCPYCAFISQEGSPARREAYVELLQAEMRLAHAGIPSGRPLESVYFGGGTPSLLEPDQIGRILSLADTLFSLLPHAEITLEANPGTIDRAKLAGFRHSGVNRLSLGVQSLDDRMLASLGRIHSAAQAEQAVKAARATGFANIGIDLIHALPGQTMEMWRHDLERALDLAPEHLSVYGLTIEEGTPFAQRYTHDRDLPDEDLSADMFLAADDLLGAAGYEHYEIANYALPGFRSRHNSGYWRRDGYLGLGAGAHSFLRGTGHGLRFANSSDVDEYAAAITRGQLPRQEMTEISDDDALAEFMFLGLRMLDGVTFSDFRREFGMEMKERFGKELEELTGLGLLAMDDRGVHLTRRGMLLSNQVFTRFLE; encoded by the coding sequence ATGTTCACCCGCCTCTACATCCATATCCCCTTCTGTCTGCACAAGTGCCCCTACTGCGCCTTCATCTCCCAGGAGGGCTCCCCAGCCCGGCGGGAGGCATACGTGGAACTGTTGCAGGCCGAGATGCGCCTGGCCCATGCCGGGATTCCGTCCGGCCGCCCCCTGGAGTCGGTCTACTTCGGCGGAGGAACTCCGTCCCTGCTGGAACCCGACCAGATCGGACGGATACTTTCCCTGGCCGACACCCTGTTTAGCCTGTTGCCCCATGCCGAGATCACCCTGGAGGCCAACCCGGGCACCATCGACAGGGCGAAGCTGGCGGGCTTCCGCCATTCAGGAGTCAACCGGCTCTCCCTGGGGGTGCAGTCCTTAGACGACCGCATGCTGGCCAGCCTGGGGCGGATCCATTCGGCGGCCCAGGCAGAACAGGCCGTGAAGGCGGCCCGGGCGACCGGGTTCGCTAACATCGGCATCGACCTGATCCATGCCCTGCCGGGACAGACCATGGAGATGTGGCGCCACGACCTGGAGCGTGCCCTGGATCTGGCGCCGGAGCACCTGTCGGTCTACGGCCTGACCATCGAGGAGGGCACCCCCTTCGCCCAACGCTACACCCATGACCGTGACCTGCCGGACGAAGACCTGTCCGCCGACATGTTCCTAGCCGCCGATGACCTGCTGGGCGCTGCCGGGTACGAGCATTACGAGATCGCCAACTACGCCCTCCCCGGCTTTCGTTCCCGACACAACAGCGGCTACTGGAGGCGCGACGGCTACCTGGGGCTGGGGGCCGGCGCCCACTCATTCCTGCGTGGCACCGGCCACGGCCTCCGCTTCGCCAACAGTAGCGACGTCGACGAGTATGCAGCCGCCATCACTCGTGGCCAGTTACCCCGACAGGAGATGACCGAGATTTCAGACGACGATGCCCTGGCAGAGTTCATGTTCCTGGGCTTGCGCATGCTGGACGGGGTGACATTCAGCGACTTCCGGAGGGAATTCGGAATGGAGATGAAGGAGCGTTTCGGTAAGGAGTTGGAGGAGCTGACAGGTCTGGGGCTACTGGCCATGGACGACAGAGGAGTGCACCTGACCAGGCGCGGCATGCTGCTCTCCAACCAGGTCTTTACCCGATTTCTGGAATAG
- a CDS encoding C1 family peptidase: MPSTPDANRTFDARPDRIDYRDRVYNPPLVCLPEQYPSPEFIENHLADYTRKHKLILNQGKEGACTGFGLAAVINYLLWKECLEAGKDGGRSVSRIARVSPRMLYHMARIYDEWPGEDYEGSSCRGAMKGWHRHGICTEQFWPYKTKFVPPKEGWQQDAARRPLGAYYRINKDSIADMQAAIREVGAIYVSASVHKGWSLGASSTLPMIPFTTEVAGGHAFAITGYTTRGFIVQNSWGDGWGCLGFAILGYEDWIRNGSDAWVAVCGAPMELVDAVRTRTSLSLHDAVSGRAEWSWSSDSTAIPYAHATPAVHPWSEGEAYEHSLVLGNDGRPINRFLDVADAVAGVREAALNLPLAWLGGQQKPIIAIYAHGGLNDEEASIKRIRVMGPYFRENGIYPLFVTWKTGFGESISGILDDAVSKYFKTSEGELSRGFWSEVKNQLQEAKDRSVELACEKLLVKPVWMQMKQNAAAAVERDAGLALLAGHLVELKQRIPALQIHLVGHSAGSILHGHLLDQLTQKKLQVESLSLYAPACTVGFALEHYASAVKKNILSKERFFFDILSDERELADTVGPYGKSLLYLVSRALEDVHKMPLLGMEAAWNPAVESKELWNARKTVDVARWRTFMGGMQTVRVHTKERAKVFDGQEYISLAHGSFDNDVEVVAATLRRIRGEELAVKVENLHGF, translated from the coding sequence ATGCCGAGCACACCTGACGCCAACCGCACCTTTGATGCCCGTCCCGACCGTATCGACTATCGCGACCGGGTCTACAATCCGCCACTGGTCTGTCTTCCCGAGCAGTACCCCTCACCGGAGTTCATTGAAAATCACCTGGCCGACTACACCAGAAAGCACAAGCTGATCCTGAATCAGGGCAAGGAGGGGGCCTGTACCGGCTTCGGGCTGGCCGCGGTCATCAACTACCTGCTCTGGAAGGAATGTCTGGAAGCGGGGAAGGATGGCGGCAGGAGCGTGTCCAGAATTGCCAGGGTCAGCCCGCGCATGCTCTACCACATGGCTCGTATCTATGATGAATGGCCGGGCGAGGACTACGAGGGATCCAGTTGCCGCGGTGCCATGAAGGGGTGGCATCGCCATGGTATCTGCACGGAACAGTTCTGGCCGTACAAAACCAAATTCGTTCCCCCCAAGGAGGGGTGGCAGCAGGATGCGGCGCGGCGGCCGCTGGGTGCCTATTACCGTATCAACAAGGATTCCATCGCCGATATGCAGGCGGCCATCAGAGAGGTGGGAGCAATCTATGTGTCGGCCTCGGTCCACAAGGGGTGGTCTCTCGGTGCATCGTCAACTCTACCGATGATTCCGTTTACGACGGAGGTTGCCGGCGGCCATGCCTTTGCCATAACCGGATATACCACCCGGGGCTTTATCGTTCAGAACTCCTGGGGAGATGGATGGGGCTGTCTGGGATTCGCCATTCTGGGCTACGAGGACTGGATTCGCAACGGTTCCGATGCCTGGGTGGCGGTGTGCGGAGCTCCCATGGAACTGGTGGATGCGGTGCGTACCCGCACCAGCCTGAGCCTGCATGATGCGGTCAGCGGCAGGGCCGAGTGGTCCTGGTCTTCGGACAGCACCGCCATCCCCTATGCCCATGCCACTCCCGCTGTGCACCCCTGGAGCGAGGGGGAGGCCTATGAGCATTCCCTGGTGCTGGGAAACGACGGTCGCCCCATCAACCGCTTTCTCGATGTGGCGGATGCGGTTGCTGGGGTCCGGGAAGCAGCGCTTAATCTTCCCCTGGCCTGGCTTGGCGGGCAGCAGAAGCCGATCATCGCCATCTACGCCCACGGCGGCCTGAACGACGAGGAGGCTTCCATAAAGCGGATCCGGGTGATGGGACCCTACTTCCGTGAGAACGGAATCTATCCGCTCTTCGTAACCTGGAAAACCGGTTTCGGGGAGAGCATCTCCGGCATCCTCGATGATGCCGTGTCGAAGTATTTCAAGACGTCAGAGGGAGAACTTTCACGCGGATTCTGGTCCGAAGTGAAGAATCAGTTGCAGGAAGCCAAGGACCGTTCCGTGGAGCTGGCCTGCGAAAAGCTGCTGGTCAAACCGGTCTGGATGCAGATGAAGCAGAATGCGGCTGCCGCGGTGGAGCGTGACGCTGGCCTGGCGCTGCTGGCCGGTCACCTGGTGGAACTGAAGCAGCGCATCCCTGCGCTCCAGATCCATCTGGTGGGACATTCTGCCGGCTCCATCCTTCACGGCCACCTTTTGGACCAGTTGACTCAAAAAAAGCTCCAGGTCGAAAGCCTGTCCCTGTACGCCCCGGCCTGCACGGTCGGTTTTGCTCTGGAGCATTATGCCTCGGCTGTGAAGAAAAATATCTTGTCGAAAGAACGGTTTTTCTTCGATATTCTCAGTGACGAACGGGAACTGGCCGATACGGTCGGTCCGTACGGCAAGTCTCTGCTGTACCTGGTCAGCAGGGCGCTGGAGGATGTGCACAAGATGCCGCTGCTCGGCATGGAAGCGGCCTGGAATCCGGCGGTGGAATCTAAAGAATTGTGGAACGCCAGGAAAACGGTCGACGTCGCCCGCTGGCGCACGTTCATGGGGGGAATGCAGACGGTCAGGGTTCATACCAAGGAACGGGCGAAGGTGTTCGACGGCCAGGAGTATATCTCACTTGCCCATGGTTCCTTTGACAACGACGTGGAGGTGGTGGCCGCCACCCTGAGGAGGATTCGCGGCGAAGAACTGGCGGTTAAGGTGGAAAACCTGCACGGATTCTGA